A genomic region of Zea mays cultivar B73 chromosome 6, Zm-B73-REFERENCE-NAM-5.0, whole genome shotgun sequence contains the following coding sequences:
- the LOC103629220 gene encoding cardiolipin synthase (CMP-forming), mitochondrial-like produces the protein MLLSFLPPTTFYMEGPWAAMAKTGIFLAAAVTDWLDGYIARKMQLGTPFGAFLDPVADKLMVAATLVLLCTKPLESSLLNDGPWLLTVPSIAIIGREVLDFLLELFDILKDQSYMLTEAEAAIYLPCLIMKSRFVARNQKITLMVMR, from the exons ATGTTGTTATCATTTCTACCACCAACAACTTTCTACATGGAGGGTCCATGGGCAGCTATGGCCAAAACAGGCATCTTCCTTGCTGCCGCAGTCACTGATTGGCTAGATGGTTATATTGCTAGAAAG ATGCAGCTAGGAACACCTTTTGGTGCATTTCTTGATCCTGTGGCCGACAAG CTTATGGTAGCAGCAACATTAGTTTTGCTATGCACCAAACCTTTGGAATCATCACTGCTCAATGATGGGCCATGGCTTCTAACAGTCCCTTCCATTGCTATCATTGGAAGAGAG GTTCTTGACTTTCTACTAGAGCTTTTTGATATCTTAAAAGACCAGTCTTACATGTTGACAGAAGCTGAAGCTGCAATTTATCTTCCTTGCCTCATAATGAAGTCAAGATTTGTTGCGAGGAACCAAAAAATTACGCTAATGGTTATGAGGTGA
- the LOC103630989 gene encoding uncharacterized protein, whose protein sequence is MVHYICVAVACVSRGGSLRRQRLAHQPWNLRTVAPTRQAGSDDATEAAERAPAPTPEVKKQASSVALSKQEIADDFTAIRGTRPPRWPKKRPRMVQQQLDLLYLGLWLADVAPGSYKIEEETIIVKALKLNDVEEGC, encoded by the exons ATGGTACATTATATTTGCGTCGCGGTAGCCTGTGTG TCACGCGGCGGTTCGCTGCGGCGCCAGCGTCTCGCTCATCAGCCGTGGAACCTTCGGACTGTCGCCCCGACGCGTCAGGCGGGATCGGACGATGCGACCGAGGCCGCGGAGCGCGCGCCTGCGCCGACGCCGGAGGTGAAGAAGCAGGCGTCCTCCGTCGCGCTGTCCAAGCAGGAGATCGCGGACGACTTCACGGCAATCCGTGGGACACGGCCCCCGCGCTGGCCCAAGAAGCGACCTCGCATGGTGCAGCAGCAGCTCGAC TTGTTGTACCTAGGATTGTGGTTAGCAGATGTGGCGCCTGGCTCCTACAAGATCGAGGAG GAAACTATTATTGTCAAAGCTCTAAAACTTAATGATGTTGAAGAAGGCTGCTAG